A segment of the Panicum hallii strain FIL2 chromosome 1, PHallii_v3.1, whole genome shotgun sequence genome:
AATAACTAACCTAACAAGCTTAAATACTTTAGTGTGACAATTTACTTAGAAAGGAAACATAAAAAAACTAGGAAAGAGACTCTATATCACACAATTCTAGTCAAGTAATAACCTTACTAAGCAATTTTGTTCCATAATCTTCTACATGAAAAACTAGTTGCCTAGCCGAGCAAACAAGTGATAAACCCATCAATTAAACAGATGAAAAGCATACGACATATAACGAAAGCTGGAGAAACTGATTCATACCTTCAATGCGCAGTGCTCACAAAAGTAGTGCTTGCATTTCGTGACAACCGGATCCACAAAAGGCTGCCTGCAAATGAAGCAGGCGAAGGGCAGGGcctcatcatcgtcgtcgtcgtcctcatcCGCTGCCTCATCATCACTCCCATCCCCACCTCCCATCGCAATGCGCCGCTTGCGGGCCTTTTCGGCCTCCTCCCACTCCTTCTCGAGCTGCCAACCGGACTTGTAATCCCCTCTGTCGTGCATGAATTTGCAGGAATCACCGTACCCGCAGTAGCCCGTCTCCTTGTAGTCCTTGCAGATGTCGGGCTGGTAGTCGAACCGCGCGGAGAGGCGGATGTGCGCGGAGGCCCGGAGCGGGCCGTGCGAGCCGCCGGCCTTTTCGCTGGCCACCGTGTGCTCCCGGCGGAACCCGGCCTTGTAGTCCGTGTAGCCGTGGATCCCCTTGTAGACCTCcccggaggcggaggcggaggcggccccGGAGGGGTTCTTCTTGAGGGCCTCCTCGGCCTGCTTGAGCTGGCGCTCGCGGATGGCGCGCGCGTCGCGGTCGAACTCCGTCTCCGTCTCGAGCGTGGCGGTGGCGCGGCTGTCCGTGGACTGGATCGTCCGGGACGACTCGTACTGGAACCGCCGCGGCTCGGAGGAGGCGTCGGCGGAGGAGAAGACGAGCTTGCCCACGGAGGACGGACCCTTCTTCGACCGCAAGGCCGcgagggcgccgccgccgtcgtcctcgtcgtcggagcctgcgggcgcggcggggcgcttCCGGATGTTCTTGGGTGGTTTCCTCACGAAGCTGCACAACggcgccgagccagcgccggccCCTGgatcgccggcgccgccaccgccgccgccgtcggccatAGATGCGGTAGGGTTTGGGGCTTGCTCGGTTTGGATCGAAGCGGCACGAGGAGAGAGTCCGAGATTTGGGCTTCCCTCCGTCTCTGATCGGTGGACCCGTCCGTCGTTACAACTAACAACGCGTTCGTTTTCGTAGCACGAAGAGtggggaattgggggaagaagaagcaagCAGAGCCGAGTCGGTTTCGCCGTGATCGTCGCCCATTTCGATTTGGGGTCTGGTGGGCCGGGCCCAGCAAGGCTCCCTCGGGACCCACCTGTCAGTGCCGTCTCTTCTCTTCGAATTTCACCGAATCACCACGTAGGCTTGTGGAGCGCCACGTTGTACAGCGAGCTGTGGAACTGAACCAAACAAGCAGAAAGACAGAGGCTGCTTATAATAAGTCATCCTTGCTCCcttaggctaatcacaatgggaGTTTCATGTCCATATTTCCAAAAATACCACGTCAACTTTGTAGAAGGATGAAACACCCTCTCTCAATAGAGAGTTTCATCTCATTATTTCATATGCCAACATACTACTTAAATGCTGCAAATAAATAACCAATAGAATTTactcaattgtgtgaaaataaaACAAAACACTCTCAATGGAGGTTTCACACGGTTTCcaagttcttggaaatgggTTAACATAGTTTCATCCTCATGAAACTCCATGAAACTCTTACTTCTTAAATGATGTGCCATGTCATCCAAATTACTGATGTGGTAGGCTAATTAATGTCATAAAACACCCCGTAAAACTCCCATTGTGAATAGCCTTACAAAGAAAGTTCGCTTTTTATGGAGATGATGATTAGTTTATGAGGACTCGTATATCTTAACAGCCTAGAACATAGCCAATTATTGCACAAAAGGTATTGTTCTGGGTTAAATTTTTTTAACTTCGACTAACCATTTGGTGCCATCTGGTTGTCTTGGTGTTAGAACTTCATGAAGGGGCGGATCTAGCCCTAGGGCATATGGGGCTAGGCCCTTCCTACCGTTGCTGGAAGTGAGCTCTCCTAACTAAGCCCCTCTATGAATTACAGCCATTAAAACTTGAAACAAGGAGCTAGAGGTAGAAGTAAGATTCTTTTTTTCTAGATCCGCCCAACTCCAGGTAGTGTTTTTATCAGATCCCAAACTTAGAGCGAGGCATAATGATATGGGGAGGTAAACAGACAGGGGCAGCTTTGATAACATTTGACAAAGATGAGGCCGGGTGTTACTTCAAAAACCATGCCTTAAAGCTtccttaaaaaaaaaagaatggcCTTAAAGCACTACGTCTATAAAAAACCATGCCTGAAGCGCCAAGCTCCTCCAAGTGTGATTCCATTTCCTAGTGATGGAAGTGTTGCTCGAATGTTTTGTATGCATAGCAGCACCTCAAGTAACCTTGAAGAAAATATCTGCAACACTGAAAAAGAACCTGGACTGGGGGAGAAAGAATAAGTAAAAGGTCAAGTACTATGTTTTGTCCCTCCTGTCGAGAGCTAGAATGTTTCATGGCATGATTGTCTTCCAATTCCCGTTCCACACAACAGGGAAGAGCTTCATAATAGTAATAGCTACGTTCCATGTAAAACTTGAGGAAATGTAGCGAAATGTCAAGTGGAAAATCTAATATGTATGTTAGGAGTCAGGAAGGCGATTTAACCGCACATAGTGCCCGATAGGTTTCTGCACTGGCTTACTCATCCCCTTCCCCTATTTCCTACGGAACACCGAGGGAAAACAGCTTCGAGAAGAACTGAGCTAACGATAAACACAAATCGATATATTATAAATTCATCAGATTAAAAATGTCTCTTACAGCGGTTGGAACAAAAATGTTTCCTAGAGGGCAACAAAGAATCAATGGAACAGTTCTTGGCAGTTGCTACATGAGTGATAAATCTGGGAGAAACCCCAACACCCGCTTGCAGGATAATAATAGCCTGAAGCAGGGTATTACCGGAAATCAGCCGCCCCACGCCTCATCCAGCTTTTGTCGTGGTGAAATTGGACCACGTCACATGTAATGTTGTCCGATATCTCATCCAGTTTTATCATGGTGAAACTGAACCACGATGCATGTAATGTTGTCGGCGCTGCCACGAGAGTAGGCGATCTCTGTCAGTTTCCGAGCTGCAGACTCAGCAGCATCTTCCAATTTCCCAAGGGAAACAGCTTCCTTTAAGAGAGAAGCATTAACATGTTAGTGCGATAGCTATAAAGTTAAGCAGAAATATGTGTCTAGTTATAGAGTTAAGCAGGCATATGTGTCAAATATCACAGCTGAGCATTTTGTGAGCAATACGAACACAACCCGAAAGCAAACAGGAAAGAGAGTGAGGCAATGCTTTGATTTGAAATCAAATAAACCATTGTATGCTTGGAAGAATTTAAGTGAACTGCAGAACATGGTAATATATTTATTACCTCATTTTCCACGACATCCCAGAGCCCATCACTAGCTAGAACCAGGCATTCCAGCTCCCCATTGACCTGTTCTTCCTGCAGTTTATTAGAAAATACTTCATTAATTGCCAAAGGGCAAGTCTATGGATGAAGTTCTACAGATCGATCATCAAATTTGCATGGTTGCAGCAGCTACCAACTGATGGATCAGCAGTAGTAACAACTGCATATTGATGTCTAATTTTGCTTAGTTCCAAGGCTTAATCAATAGATAAACTGTTAAACAGCATTCTAAATTAAGGTTTAGAAGTAAACAGAACGTGTAGTTTTACCACTTTAGCAATTCTACTACAGCAAAATAAGTAAAAACTGGCTTCCCCTAAAATAAATTGAAACACAACAAAAAAGAATACATGGAACCTTGCCATAACTCAAATTACAGTTTTATACCTGAATTTCAGGTTCTGCCACCACATATGGCTTCAGTAAACGATTGCCAAATGCACGGGACATTGCCAATACACCACCTACCCTCCAAGTACCTGGGAAAATGCCACATCAAGGTCTTACGTTTATCATTCGAAGAAAAAATGACATGACTTGAAAAATAAGGGTGCTCCACTATAACACTATGCAATACTCGTATGACTGTATGGAAACATAACATCTTCAGCTTCCAGATGACTAAAATGAATACCACAAGCCTTTTCCTACCTAACTTATCAACTTGAGCTGATACAAGCAAACTAGTCCAAtgtaataatgaatggagagaAAATGCTTACCAGCCCAAATGACGATACCACCAGCATTTTCAATTCTCTTTCGCTCATCAATCCTGTTAGGTTTGTGATCTTCTGAAAGTGCCATAGCTAGAAAAACAAACAGACAAACTTTAAGGCACTTATCACAGGTGGCAAGGAATCAAATAACACGAATTCAATGAGAAACCGTATGAACCAAACTTTTCATGTACAGATATGCAAAGTGATCAGGGACTTGAGTGCATAGGTTGACTAGATATTATGTAGATATGAAGAACAGAATGATGCCAGATTTTGCTTCTTGATTTAGATTCCAGAGACCAGACTAGACATCGTGTGAAGGATGTGGCATGAAATACAAATAAGTTACTTAAACTACCTACTTCCAATATGCAATACCTTTGCCAGCTTTTGAAATAACAGCACGAGAATCACCAACATTTGCAACATACAGATGGTCACCCACCAAAACTGCAGTTGAAGCTGTCGAACCATCATCCCTAAAGGCACTTAATTCTGATTCCAAGAAATCTGTATCTGTTTTCTGATATGTTTCACCTGTTTTTAGACATAAATTTCAAGTCAATTTGTAGCAGCAACAAGAATGGCAACAGGAAGAGTCTACAGTAAAGCCTTATGAGGAAAAAAAAAGGTACTTATAGCAAGCTTTGTATCCGTCAAGAACTCAGGAtgcttcagaaggttctcaaaCAAGTGTTCCTTCAAATACTCAGCAGCACGTGATCCTCCATGACCTAATGCACCAGATCTTGAGAGAAAAACGTGGTAGGCAAAGTACTACAAATTAAATAGGGCAACATTGGAGTCCATACCATCAAAAACACCAAACAGGCTAACAGCTTGTCCATCAACTTCAGTTAGCTTCACATCATAGAAATCCTCCATAGTAGCCCTCTTCCCTCTGAAACTTGAGTATCCACAACTCAGTTTACTATCTTCTCTGTCACAATTTTAGCATTGTGTTAAGCAAGGCATCATGTCAAACACCCAAGAAAGAATACCATAAAGAGTGCGTCTACAGAATAAACGGACAAAACAAAGGCATTCTTGTACAAAAATACATAATTAAATGTTCAAGTTATAAACTGTGTGGAGAATTGGAACCCATCATAACAAGATCACAAAGTAAACAATAATACAATATATGCAATATTTGGTGCAGTAGTATTTTTCAACAGAATGAGCTCTATTCATAGTGAATTAGTGATCACTACAGAATGGACTCCATACCTATTCTTCTTTTTAAGCTTTTTAGTTATATATTTTTGTAGCAGCACTTGGCCAGTCAAATATTCATACAGCATTCTTTATAATTTTCAATTTTTCTTTACAGTACTGAAATAGGATTGAGGGACCTAAGATAACTTGATTTGGGTAACTGTAGCTGGTTCAATCTTCAACCTCACAACAACCCCACCCATCACATATGCAAACAGATGAACACTGCCATTTGCTTAAAAACAGATGTTGAATTCTGATTACTTTAACCTGATTACCTGAGCCCCTACCAATGCAAACTTGTAAATGATACTGCTACCTGCCTACCTCTATGTGCAACAGATAGAACCACAGAAGCATCCTCGTGCTTTAGATGTTCAACTATCACTCAGACCTGATTCTGAGTTGCGATCATGAgaaaatatatatatacttaCATATGAGGCCATTAACAATGATCAACTTCCACATAATGTTTGACTCGTACTGTATTTCTGTTAGTTACAAATAAGAATGATCTATGCCAACTATCGCATGAGAGCCAGTTGGCACCTAAGCACTAAGGCATGGCACTAACCACTCGCACCCGTTAGACGGTACTAATGCCTGGTTAGGAATAGTAAAATGGGAGACGGCAACACATTTGTACCAACAAAAAGCACAAGGTACATTTGCATGTTCGGGTGTTCAAGCCAATATAGCATCTCATCTGCATGCTTGTTATTGACACCATCACACCGCAGGCGGCAAGCTATCCGTTGCGGAAAGGCACAACATTTCAATGCCGACAGCGAGGCCTCAAACCACACGCACATGCATTACCTCTCCCATCCGCCGCTGGCGTAGCCGCCGTCGTGCGCCTGGggcaccgcccccgccgcgcgtCGCTGCGGCTGCACCtgccccgcctccgccgcggcgggggaggcAGGGTCAGAGGAGTCCAGCATCATCCTGCCCGCGACCGCCCGGAGCCCGCGCCAGCCGTATCCGTGCCGGAGCGTCACGCGCAcatccgccgcccggccgcACAGGACCCTGGGCCCCCGGCGCCTGCCCGCAGACGACGCCGCCGCACGCAGCACCAGCGCCCTCAGGAGGCTACCGATGCATACCATCTCATGGCTGCTGCCTCTCCGCGCGCTTGCCCGGGTGCCGCGGCCGCGCCCCGAGGCGAGATCCGCTGGTTTAATGGCTTCGGATCTGGGGAAAGGGAAGGCAGGGAGGAGGAAGCGGCGGGAGGGGGCGTGCTGGCCGGTGCCAGATTCCCCTGCGGCCTGCCTCCTCCCCGCTAGAAAAGGCACCGGTTTTCAAGGAATTATTATCCATAATAATATTTGTTGCGTTGCATGATTTCTTACAAAAACCTATGCCTAGATTAGGCAAACAGAGGAAAAAATATTGCATAGAGAAAGGTTGCAGTGCTTTAGGCGGTGATGTATGTAGCTGGCAATCCACTTTACAGCAATTTCGAGTATAAAAAACTTCATTGTTGCCGTCAGCGAGAATAAAATATGCGTGCAATACTGCCTTTGATAATGACAGATATTAACTTGAATTAACCATATAAACTACGAGGAAATGAACCACGTAATACTTTTTTTCTCAATGGTCGTATGTATACCTATATAAATATAACCTATTGTATCTTACAAATACTATATTTCTCTTATCTAATGAAACAACATCGTCACCATCCTTTTAGTTGTGCAATGTTATAAGCAGTCATCTCCATCGTGATCATCTGTCGTCTTCACGAGTATAAATGTGTTGTCGACATTGGGCAACGAAGAGTCACTTCTTTATTGCACTGCCCACTGCACATATATTATAAGTAGAACCTACTATATCTCAAAAATTTTAGATCTGTTGCTGAATATCTCATATCTGTATTTTTTTCTTAATGTCGTTTATTCACCAAATTCTACGATAAATAGACATTTCTTTCATCAAATAACCATGCATTTTGATCTAAAATTAAGCTTAGCAAAGAACAAAAAGCACAAAAAAAGTGACATAGGACTTTATCGTAGATATAAAAGCTATCCAATTATTTTCTTCCTTTTATCAGTTTTGAATTTTTAATGTTGTTTAACAACTTTTTTGCGAAATCTATCTAACAATCTTTGAGAAGAAGCATGCATCATATAATATTGCCCTAAGTAGATAATTTCAATTAAAATATCAATCTTTCTGTGATTCAGTTAATACTAATGTATTGATACTTTTATACATATTTTATTCAATATTATTCAATATGCTTTTTATATTTTCCTTTTTCACTAATAACATATGCCTTTGTATGCACGTTTTTCATCATTTAGGTGTTGGTTATTTGTTCCCCTAAGCTAATTTGGGAATGCTAATTAGCCTACAAGTGCAATAACATCTATTGAGCAAAGCAATATGAAAATCATATAAATGAATTTTAACTCAAATTATATGAGAAGAAAATAAAATACAGTACAATATGTAGAACAATCGACATCGTGCTTGTATTTATGAATAATTGTTTTGTTAATGATTCGTGACGTGCTTCTTGATAGAAAGATATGTGCAATTTTGTTAATTTTAAGATGTGGCGGCCCATGTGTTTGTTAAttttgttatatatatatattcatataAAACTAAATATATAAAACTAAGTGTATTGCATGAGTTTTTGACTATTGACTTTGGATTCTTTGCTTTGTCTTTTTAATATTCCCGAGCAGTAATTTCTTCCAAAGTACAGGAACTCCTGTTGCAACTTACCACTGAGCTCCAATCTCAAACTCTTTACCTCCAATTGCGGTTGTGTGACAGCGACTGATGGCGACTGCGCTGGCAGCTAGGAGGTATTTCGTTCAAAAGAGGCTAAACTTTAACCCTAACCCTATCACATTAAAAAAAATTTATCATTTAGAAgcattaaataaagtctaattataaaattaatcgGAGAACCTCTAGATTAATTTCTatttcacgagacgaatctaacgaactatattaatccataattagcggatggttactgtagcaaattatagattaattaggctcattaaattcgtcTCGCCGAATTAACATCATATGTGAAAAGATTTTATgaacaaattttatttaatattttaaaTGGTAAATGGTAAGATTGTGACGCCACCGGTCGAGCTGGAGCCCACACCCACCCACGCGAGGAACGTGTCCCCGTCATGCACGGACGAGCCGTCCCGGCCCGTGAAAACCGCCGGTAACCTTGCCATTCCTGTccgttcgccgccgccgccgccgtctcgtaATTCGTAACTACTATCCGCTACCCCACCACGCCCCCACGAACTCCCCCACCGTCCTCCTCGGCCAGCGGCGCCGCCCTCGGCCGGACCCTTCGCTCTGGTAAGCTCGCCCCTGCTGCCTGCTGCTCTCGCTGCGGCCCGACCCCCGATCTACCCTGCTGCCTCTCGGTTTAGTCCGGTTCAGATCCGTTCCGGCTTCCGGCTGCTTCCGCCTTTGCTCGCGCCGTGATCTGGCAGCGGGATTTTGCTCCGCTTCCGGGGCTGCTCAGCTGCGAATTGTGGCATGTCGTGATGCGGTGACTACTTACTGAGAGCTACTCTCATGCTTGGAACGCGGATTCGGCGTCCTGGTACGGTGCGTCGGCTAAGCCAAGCTTGCCTCTGGCGAACGGATTGGGGATTACAGTCTTGTTAATGCGATTTGGCGCTGGAACTGCGGTCCAGGGGGTGAATTCGTGAGCCCATTCGAGGTGTTCAGAGATGGGAAAAGAAGGGGGTTGGGGGGCAGGATTTTGTTCTGCTGTTGGCCTGTTCTTTCCCTCAAGCCAGCCGAGGGGATTGGAACACCACCTTTAACATCTCAGTTATAGGCAAAAACTGTTCCTATTAGCATAAGCTTTCGAATTCCCCAACCTGTCCATTGGATTGCCCTTGGTTACTTACGCTTGGTGCTTGATCTGCTGCTCATCTGTTGGCATCATGCTTAGGCTTGAGGATTCTTGTTCATTTTACTTACTAGACTGTTACTGCTAAATGAGAATCTGCACAGTTTGATGATCGCTTTGCTCTCTATGCCTTTTGAAGGTTCTTACGCTTATGTGGTCAGTGATCTCCAGGGAGGTTGATGCATCCATGCTGCACTTGAAGATTTAGTCAGCTGTTGCTGCCTTGCTGGCCCTGTTTCTCCTCTAGCATTAGAAGGAAGCCATGGCAGGCCGAGAGGATAGATATGTGAGGTCAGCCTCTTGTTTTATCCTCTGATTCTACATGGCATCAGAACTGTAGTGAAAAATTGCATTATAGTGCCACAAGTTTAGTTTGCATCATAAACATTTTAGCGACCTGCTGTCTTATTTTGAAAGAAAAACTTCACATCGTTTGAAGGAAACCCTGCTTCAGTGGAAATGTGTGGTGCCAGATTCATTCTATGGTCTGCAGAAATTTTGCATGTTCTGAGTGCTACCTTTTCTATTGCTTTTGTTATGCCCAGGTTTCAGGACTGGAGATCAGAGCAATCTGTTTCTGTTGTTTCAGATAGGGTAGTTTCAGAAAAAGGGCATAACGTCTTTGGGTTGCTAAAGGGCAGAACTGCAGGAGCCTTTTCATTCCTAGGGAACTCTTCACATTCCGAAACTCTAAACAAATCCGCTTCGGAGGAAAGGAAGCGCAAAACAAGAGTTCTTGATCCCCAAGGGCCATTTTTGCAGAGATGGAACAAGATATTTGTGATATCATGTCTTTTTGCAGTTTTTGTGGATCCATTGTTCTTGTATATCCCGGTAATCAATGGTGACAATAAGTGCATGCACTTGGACAAGAAGTTGGAAACCGCAGCAAGTATCTTGCGCTTTTTCACAGATATCTTCTATTTACTCCATATAATGTTTCAGTTCAGGACGGGCTTTATTGCTCCTTCTTCTAGAGTGTTTGGTCGGGGTGTCTTGGTTGAGGAC
Coding sequences within it:
- the LOC112879032 gene encoding zinc finger CCCH domain-containing protein 15 produces the protein MADGGGGGGAGDPGAGAGSAPLCSFVRKPPKNIRKRPAAPAGSDDEDDGGGALAALRSKKGPSSVGKLVFSSADASSEPRRFQYESSRTIQSTDSRATATLETETEFDRDARAIRERQLKQAEEALKKNPSGAASASASGEVYKGIHGYTDYKAGFRREHTVASEKAGGSHGPLRASAHIRLSARFDYQPDICKDYKETGYCGYGDSCKFMHDRGDYKSGWQLEKEWEEAEKARKRRIAMGGGDGSDDEAADEDDDDDDEALPFACFICRQPFVDPVVTKCKHYFCEHCALKHHSKNKKCFVCNKPTMGIFNAAQEIRKKMAQDKKQQQQQQQHDED
- the LOC112878959 gene encoding probable protein phosphatase 2C member 13, mitochondrial isoform X2, producing the protein MEDFYDVKLTEVDGQAVSLFGVFDGHGGSRAAEYLKEHLFENLLKHPEFLTDTKLAISETYQKTDTDFLESELSAFRDDGSTASTAVLVGDHLYVANVGDSRAVISKAGKAMALSEDHKPNRIDERKRIENAGGIVIWAGTWRVGGVLAMSRAFGNRLLKPYVVAEPEIQEEQVNGELECLVLASDGLWDVVENEEAVSLGKLEDAAESAARKLTEIAYSRGSADNITCIVVQFHHDKTG
- the LOC112878959 gene encoding probable protein phosphatase 2C member 13, mitochondrial isoform X1, with product MVCIGSLLRALVLRAAASSAGRRRGPRVLCGRAADVRVTLRHGYGWRGLRAVAGRMMLDSSDPASPAAAEAGQVQPQRRAAGAVPQAHDGGYASGGWEREDSKLSCGYSSFRGKRATMEDFYDVKLTEVDGQAVSLFGVFDGHGGSRAAEYLKEHLFENLLKHPEFLTDTKLAISETYQKTDTDFLESELSAFRDDGSTASTAVLVGDHLYVANVGDSRAVISKAGKAMALSEDHKPNRIDERKRIENAGGIVIWAGTWRVGGVLAMSRAFGNRLLKPYVVAEPEIQEEQVNGELECLVLASDGLWDVVENEEAVSLGKLEDAAESAARKLTEIAYSRGSADNITCIVVQFHHDKTG